The segment CTGCTGATCGTGACAGCCGCGTTCGATATCGGCCTGGTCATCCATGCAAGGTTCAATCTGGCCGCTCAGGTTTCGGCGGCCGCCAGCTACAGCCAGATGAAGGGTCTTTCGATCGCGGACGACGATGCTGCCGCTTTTGCGGGCGGGGTCGCAGCCGTCCTGTCGGCCGGCAGCACAAGCATGGAAGGGACGGTCATGCTCAACAACGCATCCCGCGCCACCGTGAAGAACGGAGTCGTGGCAACTGCGGATTCTGGCGGTGACATGGCGCAGTGCTACTGCCCGACACGCGTCGACGGCCGGATTCAGTGGGGCGGGGCGCGGACCTGCCGCGTGCCTTGCAGCGACGGCAGCGCCGCCGGCAGGTTCATCGAAGTGTCTGCAAGCACGCAATACATTTCGCTCTTTGGCGGTTACGGCATGACCGAAGATGGCTCGATCACGGCAAATGCCGTCGTTCGCCTTGAATGACCGCTAGCCGCGCGATAGCCCGAATCTGGCACTGCCGAAGCGGCACTGCGGCAATCGAGTTTGCCTTTGTCATCGGCCCCCTGATGCTGTTGATGTTTGGTGCCATCGAAGTGGCCCGCCTCGTCTGGGTGCGCAAAGCCATTGATGAAAGCGCGATTTCGGGCGCGCGCTGCATGGGGATCAAGGCTGCAGCCTGCGCCACGGCCGATCATGTCGACCCCGTCGCAACCAAGGCGCATATCCGCAAGCAGGCAGGTTCGTGGGGGCTTTCGCTTGCGTCATCGATGATCGAACTGGACGAGGCCGCAGGTTGTGGCGAACCGACCGGCGGGTTTTCCAGCGTGATCATCAGCTACCAGTTCAACAGTGTCCTGACCCTGTTGACCGGCCCCCGGCTGTCGTTCGAAGCTTGCTTCCCCAATCAGGACTGACGACCGGTCGGGCCGGGCAATCACGCTGATCCGCAAAACATCCGGGCCCTTCTCCGCATGGGGGGGGGCAGAACGCGTCGGCCACCGCAAGGCGGCGCGACCGTGCGGGGCGACCGGCGATCCAGTCGATCACGGTTGCCGTTGGCGAAAACCTTGCCTTGCCCGGCCGGCGAAATTGCCCCATCGTCGATGCCCGGGGAAGTTCGGCCTTGTGAGGCCCGGGGCTAGATGTATATTGAATGCATCATGTACTGACGCCAAAAAGGGCCTGACGAGTCTGACATCCCTTTCGGGCATTCCTCTCGCGGCTTGGCTGCTGTAAAGACAGCCATCATCCGCGCCTCCCAAACAGCCAATTCCGGCAAAGCCGGATGTTGGCCTAATGCGCCTTGTAACGAAGGCTGAAACGGAACCTCCTCCTACGTCGTCGCAGATCGACCCCATGTGCGGAACTCCGCGCGTCCCCGCCTGCCGAACACCGTCGCGGCATCCGGATGGCAAATCGGATCCCCTGGCATCGGGCCGTCACCCAGAAAAGCAGCAGAGACAATCGAACACCAAAGACCCAAATGCGGCCGTCCGGCGCGAATTGCATGTCGAGGCACCCGGCACCCGAGCGACCTGCATCCGTCCGGCGAAGCGGCCGCCTTCGTCCGCTCATGTCGGCACGCGAGGTTCGACCCATGATTGCCGACGATGGCGCAGTGCGCGCGGGCCGCGCCTTTCCGACTCCGCTCTCGGGGGAATTGCGGGCGCGGACGGCATCGCTTCACGATCAGGCCGAAGTCCTGCTCGGGTTGCCCGACAGCATCGGCGGCAGGGGCGAGTATGCCGATTGGCTCGGGCATTTCTTGGCCTTCTACCAACCTCTGGAACGCAACCTGGGCGCGTTCGACGAATGGCGCGTTCTGGCCCCCTTCCCCCCCGACTCCGAGCATTCCCGACGGCTGATCCGCGACCTTGAAGCACTGGGCTTCGACAGCCGGGCCATGGCCCGCCTTCCCGATGCCCCATGTCCGACGCTAAAGACCTTCGCGCAGGCCCTGGGCGCGCGCTATGTCCTGGAGGGGGCGACCCTTGGGGGAAAGGTGATCCTGCGGGAACTGCAGGCGCGGATGGGCCCCGAAATTGCCGGAGCCACGGCCTTTTTCGGGGGCGGCGAGCCTGCCAAGTCATCGACCTGGCGCGTGTTCAGGTTGGCCGTCGATCGCTATGGCGCACAGCGCACGGAGTGCCGGGAGGATGTGCTGGCGGGGGCCGAGACGACGTTTCGCGCCTTGCTGGAGTGGTTTGAACCCTTCGTCACGGACAAGAGCCCCCTGCGGCGGAAACAGCCCGAACACGGAAAGGCCGGATCGACCGACGCATCCGGCCCCGAAGGAGCCTTGAAATGATCATTGCAATGCCTCCGGGCAACCCGACGAACCTGGACCGTTGCGAGCGGGAGCCGATTGCTACCCCCGGCGCTATCCAGCCGCACGGGGCTTTGCTCACGGCGGTGTGGGACAGCGGGCTGATCGCCCATGCCAGCGCCAACCTTGACAGGATTCTCGGCGCGTCGCCGGCTTCCGTCCTTGGTCAGCCGATCGACAGGGTGATCGACGGTCTGAACGATCTCCGGCAGCGCGGGATGCTGCCCGGATCGCAGGCCCTGCCATCAACGGGCCATCTCCGCGATCCGCAAGGCAGGCCCTTGCAGATGCACGCCTTCCGGTCGGGCCGCTATCTGTGCGTCGACATCGAAGTGATCCAGGCGACCGCGCAAAGAATGCAGGTCGGCCTTGCGCAGACGATCATCGAGAGCTTCGCCACCGCGCAGACGCAGACCGACCTCTGCGCACTGGCCGTGCGTGGGCTGAAGGCGGTGACGGGTTACCATCGGATCATGGCCTACCGCTTCGGCGCGGACGGTCATGGCGAGGTGATTGCCGAAGCGTGCAATCCCGGAATGGTGCCCTACCTCGGCCTGCGCTACCCGGCCTCGGACATTCCGCAGGTCGCGCGGGCGCTGTACCTGCGCCAGCGCGTCGGCGCGATCGCGGATTCCTCCTACCTGCCCGTTCCCCTGCTCGGGCATCCCGACCTGGACGACGGGGTGCCGCTGGACCTGACGCACAGCGGCCTGCGCAGCGTGTCGCCGGTCCATCTGGAATACATGCGCAACATGCAGACCGCCGCGAGTCTGACCGTCGGGCTTGCCGATGGGGGCAAGCTGTGGGGAATGCTGGTCTGCCACCACATGACCCCCAGGGTGCCCGACCCGGAACAGAGATCCGTGGCAGGCATGATCGGCCAGGTGGTTTCGCTGATGCTGGGCAGCCTGGGCGAGACGGAAACCGCCCTGCAGAAGCTTGGCCGGCAAGCCATCCTCACCGCGCTGGTGGAAAAGCTCGGGGCGCCGGGCACGCTGCCGGAGGCATTCGCAGGTGCGCAGGCCGATCTGCTGGGGCTTGTCGATGCGGCCGGCGCGCTGGTCCGCCTGTCCGGGACCACCCTGCGCCTTGGCGTTCTGCCCCCGCCCTGCGTGGTCGAAAGGGTGCTTCCGACGCCCCTGCCGGGGCCGGCGGCGGACCCTCTCGCCCTGGATGACCTCGGGCTGCGCCATCCCGACCTGGCACCGTCCGTGGCCGACGGGGCGGGTGTGATGGTTCTACCGCTGGCATCCGGCGGCAGCGACCTGATCGCCTGGTTCAGACCGGAACAGCGGCGCACCATCACCTGGGGCGGGAACCCGGCCAACCACGCAAAATGGGATCCGGACCTTGGCCGGATGACCCCCCGCGCCTCCTTCGCCGCGTGGAAGGAAACCGTTTCCGGCCGGTCCAATCCCTGGACGATGGCCGATCTTGCCCAGGCACAGGCCCTTCGGCAAGCGGTTGCAACCGAGATGGCACAGCGCGACAGCGCCGAACTGGCGAAATTGCGTCATTACGATCCGCTGACCGGCCTTGCCAACCGAAGCCTGCTGCAGGAAAGGCTGACCGCCTTGCTGGCGGAATCCGGGGCGGGCGCGGCGCTGCTGTTTCTCGATCTCGATCGCTTCAAGGCCGTCAACGATTCCATGGGGCATGGCGTGGGCGATGCGTTGCTGGTCGAGGTCGCGCAGCGGCTTTCGGCCGCCGTGCGCCCGGATGATCTGGTGGCCCGGCTTGGCGGCGACGAGTTCGTCGTGCTCTGCTCGGGGCTGGACCACGGCGATGTCACCCGGCTTGGCGAGCGCCTGCGGCACATGATCGACCAGCCGTTCGAGATCGCGGGCCGCTGGTGTCATGTGTCCGCCAGCATCGGCGTCGCCAACACGGCCGACCTGGGAAACCTTGATCTGGTGCAGGCGGCCGACATCGCCATGTATGCCGCCAAGCAGGTCGGCGGCAACCGCAGCCAGGTGTTCGAGCCGGAGCTTCATGAAGTGGCAGCGCGGCAGGTGACGTTCGACCGCGATCTGCGCGATGCGACCGGGCGCGACCAGTTCAAGCTGGAATATCAGCCGATCTTCGCCCTGGCCGCGAAGGGAAAGAGGCTGAAGGGGTTCGAGGCGCTCTTGCGCTGGGAACATCCGCAACAGGGCACGCTGCTGCCTGACCAGTTCATTCCTATGGCCGAAAAACTGGGCCACATCCATCCGATCGGAGACTGGGTGATGGCGACGGCGGTCCGGCAGGCGCTGGCCTTGCGCACGGCCTGCCCCGGCCTCGATCTCAAGATCTACGTCAACGTCTCGCCGTTGCAACTCGCCCACCCCGGGTTTCTTTCCGGGCTGCTGGATCTGCTGCAAAGCGTTCCGGCCTTTCCGCCGCAGGCGCTTTGCATCGAGGTCACCGAAAGCGTCGTGGGCGACACGAACGTGGGAGACATTCTCCGCCAGATCTGCGCGATGGGGGTGCGCGTCGCAATCGACGATTTCGGCACCGGCTTTTCCTCGCTTTCGCGCATTCGCTGCCTGCCGGCCCATGAGGTCAAACTCGACCGAAGCTTCCTGAACCAGCTGTCCATGGACGACAAGTCGGGCAAGTTCCTCGGCATCCTGAACGCCCTGATCCACTCCGCGGACATGAGCGTCGTCCAGGAGGGCATCGAGACAGAGGCCCAGCTTGACTTCGTGCGTGCCGCGGGCGCCGATCTGGTTCAGGGCTACTTCCTGTCCCTTCCCCTGTCCATCGACGAGGCGACGCAGCTAGCCCGCCAGCATGGTCAGCAATCGATGGCCGAACGGAAAGCTGCGACCTGACCTCCTGGGCTTGTCGCTGGCGCGGGATTGGCACGGGCCTTCGCTGGAATGCCCTCCGGATGTGAAGGTTTGGCGGCCGAGACCAACCCATCGCAACCGCCGCGGCACCGGTGGCGCCGAGGTCAGGAAGGCGCTGACGTGCCGCACCGGCCCGCTCGTGCTTCACGCCGGCAACGGCAACCCGATGAAGGCGGTGAAGGCGGCGCAAAGTCATTTCCACCGCTCAACCGAAAGTAGCAATATCAATGTGGAGTGCGTCCAGCTAGAACTGGATGACGGGGATCCGCGCTGGACCCGACATTTCAAGCCACTTGCGACAAGCGATTCAATCCAATCTCCCAATTGGAAACCGCCATGCCGACCTGTGACAATCCGCTGACGCGAAAGCTCTCTGCCTTTGTCGCCCTGTCGGGCGAGGAACTGGAGGCTCTTGCGCGCCTTCGACGTTACCCCCGAACCTTTCGGGCCCGGCGCGAGATGATCCATGAAGGGCAGAAACCCCATTCCGCCTTCATTCTGGAATCGGGCTGGGCCTGTTCGTTCAGGGTGCTTCCCGGTGGAGAACGGCAGATCATAGATTTCCATGTTCCCGGCGACATTCTGGGGCTGCGCAGCATCCTGTTCCGCACACTGGACCACAGCGGCGAAGCTGTCACACGCATCAAGGCATCAGAGGTGCTCCTTTCCGATATTCTCGCCAGCTTTTCTCAGACGCCACGCCTTGCAACCGCCGTCTTGTGGGCTGCGGCGCGCGAAGAGGCAATACTGGTCGAACATCTCGTCAATCTTGGTCGCCGCTCGGCGGATGTGCGCGTTGCCCACTTCCTGCTTGAACTGGGCGCACGGCTGGAACTGGTGGGGATCGGTGACGAGAGGGGCTTCGACTGCCCCCTGACACAATACTATCTTGCCGATGCCCTTGGGCTGAGCCCTGTGCATGTGAACCGCACCTTGCGACGCCTGCGCGAAATGGGTCTGGTGACGTTCCAGAAGTCGCGCGTAAGGTTCGACAATCTCGTCGCGCTTCAGGATTTCGCCGGCTTCTCGCCGGATTATCTCGATCATGACCGGCCCCTTCTGCAGAACGCAGCCCCACCCGGCGAGCTCGCGGCCGAAGCAGCCCTGATCGCCGCGCGCGGATCAGGTGCAAGTCGTGGCGGGGGGTTTGCCGAGCATTGACGCACAGGCGGACCGGCGGGCGCTGCCGATGGCAAACCGGCCACGGGCCGAACGCGGGCGCCTGCGCATCCCCGCAATGGCGCGGGTCCGGCAGGCGCCCGATACCATCCGGCCTGCCACCCCCGACGACCGCACAGGCGGCGACGGTCTTTGCGCCCGGATGCCGGGCTTGAGGGGAATCGCCGCAAGCCCCGTCAGGGCAGGGTTCAACATGGCCGCACAGCCGGTCCCCGATCGGGGCTGGACGAGGCGCGCCATTGCGCGTTACTGTTCCAACCGGAGATTCCCGGCGCGATTGCACACCGGAGGTTCGCCACTACCATGTGACTGAAAATTTCGAAGGATACCCAGCGATGGCCAAAGGCACCGTGAAATGGTTCAACAGCACAAAGGGCTTCGGCTTCATTGCCCCGGAAGGCGGCAAGAATGACGTGTTCGTCCACATCTCCGCCCTTGAGCGGTCAGGGATCAGGGAACTCGCAGATGGGCAGGCCATCACGTTCGACATCGAAGCGGGCCGCGATGGCCGTGAATCGGCGGTCAACCTGAAACTGGCCTGATGAGACTGCGGGCGATGATGTCTGTGACTTGTCCTTGTCGCCTGCGATTCTTCCCCGACGCATGAGGCACGGGTCGTCCTGACCAAAGGAAGCGGGCCCGGCCTTGCGTTCACAACTGTGGAACGGATGGGCGGCCCTGCCGCCTGGCCCGCGCGCGGGGGGTGACAGATGGCCGGGTCGGCAGTCACCGATCCGCCGACACGCGCCTGCGCCGGGGAGAGTCGGCGCAGGTACCCTTAGCGGGGCGCGCTGCGTCGGCGCTGCTTGTGACGGTCGTGTCGCCCGCTTCGAACCGGCCCGCACGGCCCTGGCAGGAATGCGATTGCGGCCCGGATGATGAAAGACGGCATTGCGGGCGGTTTCGGACCGGGCAAGCGCCGGGCAGCCTGCATTTTGCGTTGCCACCAGGCGCGCTCGCGTAAAGTCAGATCTCCGCCACGGCCTTTGCCAGAAGGTCTCGCACCTAGGCTGCGACAAGCTGCAGGTCCGGATTGTCGATCGCCTGCATCGAGGCCGCGGGGTCGATTGCGCTGACCTCGATGCCGCCGTCAACCTCGCGCAGGATCACGTTGCAGGGCAGCATGGCGCCGACCCGCGGTTCGATCCCGATCGCCTGGTGGGCCATCCTGGGGTTGCACGCCCCGAGAATGCGATAGGATGGCATATCGACATCCAGCTTTGCCTTCATCGTTGCCTTGACATCGATTTCGGTCAGGATGCCGAAGCCGTTGGCGGCAAGGGCCTTGCGCGTGCGGGCATCGGTGTCTTCAAAGCTTGCTCCGGCGAACAGCCGGTTGATCGTGTAGCCCATGGTCGTCTTTCCCTTTCGTTTGATTGGCTCGGGTTCATGATCGTGGCGAAAGGGATACGGGCGAAAGCCGACATGTTCCGGCGTCAGCCTTCCCTGTTCCGAGCCGCCGCACAAAGCTCCAGGCGTCCACAGGACCAACGCCGGAACCGCCGGGGCGGTTCCGGCGGTCAGGCTCGCCGCTCCGTCACTCCAGCGCATCATGTCCGATCTCCGGGCAGTCGGACAGGTCCGATCCACCGGTTCCGGCCACCCCTTTGGCCAGATCACGCAGGGCGCTGCGCAGGCCTTCTTCCAGCACCGGATGGTAGAACGGCATGGCAAGCATGTCGGCCACCGTCATCTGCCGTTCCACCGCAAGTGCCAAAAGGTGGGCGAGATGTTCGGCCGAAGGCACGCACATCTCGGCTGCCAGAAGCCGGCCGGTCGTGCGCTCGGCATGGATGCGCAGCAGCCCGCCGGCGGTCCGGGCCATGCGCGCCCGCGCCTGCGTCGAGAAATCCGCGCTGCCCGACACAACGTCGCGGTCGCCAAGGCGTGACAGCGGCAATCCCACCCGCGCCACCTGCGGCGATGAAAACACGATCGACAAGGGCGTGCGCCGACAGAACCCGTTCCCTGCCGCATCGGGCGCGGCCATGCGGCCCGCGATATGCCCCTCGTCGGCGGCCTCGTGCAGCAGCGGGCGAAACCCGTTGGCGTCACCGGCAAGAAACACGTTCAGGCCGCCGATCCGCAGCGTTGCCGGGTCGACCTCGGGCATCCCCTTGTCGTCGAGCGGCACGCCCAGCGTCTCCAGCCCCAGACCGTCGGTGTTGGGGCGTCGTCCGATGGCCACCAGAACGGCATCGGCGTCAAAAGTGCCGCCCGCGCCCACGACGCGGATGGCATCGCCCGATGGCTCCAGTTCGGCGGGGGCACCCAGATGAAGTGCCATCTCGGCCCCGATCAGCGGCAGGAAAGCCGCGAGGATCTGTGGGTCGTCGATGCCGGCCACCCCCACGGCCGCGTCGAAACCTGCAATTTCCAGCCCCAGTCGCGCAAGGGCCTGCGCAATCTCGACGCCGATCGCGCCCATGCCGATCACGGCGATGCGGCGCGGCAGATCCGCCTGTTCGAACAGGCTGTCGGTTGTCAGGATGCGGCCGCCGAAACGCGCCCAGGGTCCGGGCACCACGGGGCGGCTGCCGGGGGCAAGGATGATCGCGCGCGCCTCGATCTCTTCCCCGTTCACCGCCAGCCGCCCGGGCCCCAGCAGGCGGGCGCGGCCTGACCGGGCGCGCGCGCCGAGCTTGCCCGGCACGCCCTCCGGCCCCTTCACGAAGCCGTCGCGCATGGCGCGAACCCGCGCGAGGACAGCGGGGATGTCGGGCCGCACCGCATCCGCGCCGCGAATGCCGAATTCGTCGAAGGCAAGCCGCCGGTGAAAGGCATTTGCCGCCTCGATCAGCGCCTTTGAGGGCATACAGCCCACCGCGGCGCAGGTCGTGCCCCAATGCCCGTCATTGACCAGCAGGAAATCATCGGTATGCCGACGCACCTCGCGCAGGGCCGAGAGGCCTGCCGTGCCCGCGCCGACAATGACGGTATCGACCTTCATGGCTTGCGCCTCCTTGTCCGGGCGTGGGTGGTTTCATGTTCGGTGCCGGGCCGAGGGTCGGGTCGGCGGTCAGGCACCGGCTTCCGGCCCCGGTCCCTGACTCCTTGCGGACCCGCGCGAGGGGCAATGACCGGCAGTTCGACCTTTCGCCATGGTAGGCCCTCCCGCCGGGGTTGTCACGCCGCCCGAACAAAGGAACGCCGGACGGGGCGCCAGTTTTCGTCTGTCGAAACCCGTGCCGCGGGGTGAACCTGCGGGTCAGGTCCGCGCGGCCCGGATCGCTTCGTCCAGCACATCCTGCGTCAAGGCCCCGGAGTAAAGTGTCTGGCCGATGATGTAGGCGGGCGTGCCTGCCAGCCCGAAACTGTCGGCCTGGCGCATGTTGCGGGCGAGATAGGCGTTCCACTTGTCGGCGGATCCGGCGAAGGCAGCCGTTGCCGCGGCGATGTCGATCCCTGCGCCGATCAGCGCCTCGTCGACCTGCGCCGCGCTCAGGCGCGCCTTGGTGGCCATCAACGCGGCGTTGGCGGCCTCGAACCGGCCCATTTCGGCTGCCCCCAGCGTCAGCCGGGTCGCGCGCAGGGACTCGCCGCCGAAGATCGGCCAGTCCTTCATCACGAGCCGGATGTTGCCATCGCGGGCGACAGCTTCCATCAGCATCGGATGCCCCGACTTGCAGCAGGGGCATTGATAGTCGAAATATTCGACCAGGGTGACATCGCCTTCCGGATTGCCGAGCACCGGCCCGTCGGGATCGAACAGCACATCTTCCACGGTAAGCTCCGCCTCTTGCGCGAAGGCGGGCAGCGGCATCAGGGCGGCGGCGCTGCCTGTCAGGATCAGGGTTCTGCGGGTTACGTTCATCGGATCGGCTTTCCTTTGGTTGGGGTCATGGCGTTGGCGGCGGACAATGTGGCCGGTGGCGGCGTGGTGCCCTGCCCGGCCTGCATCTCGTCGAGCACGACCACGCGGGTGTTGGGCGGCACGCGTTCGTAAAGATCGAGGATGTCCTGGTTGAACAGCCGGATGCAGCCCGCCGAGGTGGCCTGCCCGATCGACGACGCATCATTGGTGCCGTGGATGCGGTACATCGTGTCCTTGCCGCCCTTGAACAGGTAAAGCGCCCGCGCGCCCAGCGGGTTGTCGATGCCCCCTTCCAGACCGGCGGCATATTTTCCGTACATCTCCGGCTGGGTTTCCAGCATGTTCCGGGTCGGCGTCCAGCCCGGCCATTCGCGCTTGAAGGGCACGTTGCCGGTGCCTGCAAAGGCCAGCCCGGCCTTGCCCACCGCCACGCCGTAGCGCAGCGCGCGGTTGTCTTCGAGGATGAAGTACAGGAACCTCTCATGGGGATCGACCACGATGGTTCCGGGTTCTTCTTCGGTCCAGTAGGCCACCTCCTGCCTCTTGTTGCGCTCTGACAGATACTGCGCCGGCACTGCGGGAATGGCGTTCTCGCCGTCCTGGATCGGCGCATACATCGCCTGAAGCGCGGGATCGACCTGAGGCCCGGATGCAGGCAATACGTCGGGTGGTGCGGCGCAGGCGGCCAGCCCGGTCAGTGCAAGCAGCAGCAGCGCCTTGGAAAGCCGCAGGGGCGGCAGTTTGGGGTGGTCCGGCATGTCAGGGTTGTCCTTTCAGACGCGCAATTCCAGCGTTCAGCTGGCTGCGGGAAATCTTGCCCAGATGGGCGTCTTGCAGGCGGCCATCGGCGCCGATGAACAGGGTGGCGGGCAACCCGAGCGCGCCGTAGTGGCGGTAGAGGTCCTGCCCGCTGTCGATGACGACGGTGCCCGGTGCCAGCCCCTCGCGGGCGAGGAACCGCTCGACGATCACCGGGCCCTCGCCCTGATTGGCAAACACCATGTCCACATCGGTCAGCCCCGCCGCGACTTCCGCCATCATCGGCAATTCGCGGCGGCAGGGCGGGCACCAGGTGGCCCAGAGGTTGACGACCAGCGGTCTGCCGCCCCGGTCCGACAGGATCACCGGATCGCCCGCCAGTGTCGCAAAGGCTGTCGGCGGCAGCGCCGTGGCGGCAGCATCACCGCTGATCTGGAAGGCGACATTCGCCAGTGCCATGGCTGACGCGAGGGCCAGCCCCGCCATGGCTGCATCCTGCGGCCTGCGCCACAGGTGAAACAGGCTGATGCCCGCCACCCCGACCCCGGCGGCAACCAGCGAAAAGCCGCCCTGCCAGAGGTAAAGGACGCTGGCCGGATCGGCCAGAAAATCCGGCCAGTGCAGCGCCACGAAGCCCAGACGGGCGGCAAGGATACCGCCGATGACGACCTGCCCCGACCACCTTCGGAACGCGGGCCCGCGCGCGCGCGCCATGATCTCGGTCACGACCAGGAATACGATGATGCCGGTGATGGCCGCAAAGCGCGGGCCGGAAAACACCAGCGGGCCGATCTCCACCCCCTGCATCAGTTCACCATCCGGGCGGAGCGGGACAGCGTGTCGATGGTCACGTCGCCCACCAGCCGCGTGCCGACCACCTCGGTGCGTTGCGCATCCAGAAAGACGACCGTCGGCGGGCCGACCGCGCCCAGCTTTTCCAGCAGGGCGCGCCCCTCGGGGCCGGTATCGGTGACATCCGCCTTGATCAGCGTCAGCCCGGCAAGGCTGGCCTGCAACCCCGCATCCGGCAAAACACGGCGCTCGATGGTGCGGCAGGTCACGCACCAGTCGGCGGTGACGTAGACCATCGCGGGGCCGGTGGCGTCGCGCAACGCGGCGGTCAGGGCGGCAGGACTGTGGGCGCTTGTGAAGGCAAGATCCGGGGTCGCCAAGGCGCCGCCCTGGCGAAGCCCGGCCAGCGGGCGCAGCGGATCGTCAGACCCCATCGCCGCGCCGACGGCAAGGATCACCCCGCCCAGCATCGCCACCAGCCCGGCGGTCTTGCCCGCGCGCCGGACCGGACCGGCTGTCGCGGCAAGACTGTCGAATGCCCCCAGAAACACGCCCGTGCCGATCAGGAACACCGCCCAGAGCGCCAGTTCCAACGGCCCCGGCACCAGCCGCGCGCCCAGCCAGATCGCCATGCCCAGAAACACAAAGCCGAACACGCGCCGCGCGCCTTCCATCCATGCCCCGGCGCGGGGCAGCACCCGTGCGCCGAACGTGCCCGCAATGAACAGCGGAATGCCCTGCCCCAGCCCCAGCGCGAACAGGGCGCCCGCGCCAAGCGCCACATCCCCGGTCTGCGCGATGTAGAGCAGGCCGCCCGCCAGCGGTGCCGTGACGCAAGGCCCCACGATCAGCGCCGAGGTAAAGCCCAGCACCGCCGCGCCGCCGACCGATCCGCGCCGCCCGCCTCCGATGCGCGAAAGCCGGGTCGTCATCGCGGCGGGCAGGCGCAGCTCGAACAGGCCGAACATCGACAGGGCCAGCAGCGCGAAGATGCCCGCCACGAGGCCCAGTGCCAGCGGCGATTGCAGCGCCAGTTGCAGGTTCTGCCCCGACCATGCCGCGGCCATGCCCAGAACGCCGAAGGCCGAGGCCATCGCCAGAACGTAAGACCCCGACAGCAGCGCCCCGCGCGACGCGGTCAGTGTTTCGCCCTGCCGCGCGAGCATTCCCGCCAGAATGGGAAACATCGGAAAGACGCAAGGCGTGAAGGCCAGCAGCAGCCCGAAGCCCAGAAAGCCGGCCAGCACCAGCAGCGGCCCGCCGCGCGTGGCAAGGCCCGCCACCATGCCATCGCCGCCGCCGGTCAGGGTCAGACCGTCGGTGTCGGGCGCTGCGGTCCCGGCAACAGGGGCAACCGCAGCCTCGGCCAGGATATTGCCAGCTGGCGTGACGGCACGAGTGATCGGCGGATAGCACAATCCGTCTTCCTGGCAGCCCTGCCAGGTAATGCTCACCGTGCTCCCGGTCGCGGCAAGCCGTGCCGTCACACTGTCATGGTATATTTCCGATGGGCCGAAGGTCGGGTCGTCCTTGCTGATCCCGGTCGGGGTTTCCAGCGCCAGCGCAGCGCCGTCCGGTGTGGCGGCGGCAAGGAAATCGCGGTAGAGGTAGTAA is part of the Paracoccaceae bacterium Fryx2 genome and harbors:
- a CDS encoding pilus assembly protein; amino-acid sequence: MTQLARLCPRPFRRFATRVAAVWTDESGSPVVEFALLAPFFLLIVTAAFDIGLVIHARFNLAAQVSAAASYSQMKGLSIADDDAAAFAGGVAAVLSAGSTSMEGTVMLNNASRATVKNGVVATADSGGDMAQCYCPTRVDGRIQWGGARTCRVPCSDGSAAGRFIEVSASTQYISLFGGYGMTEDGSITANAVVRLE
- a CDS encoding pilus assembly protein; translation: MTASRAIARIWHCRSGTAAIEFAFVIGPLMLLMFGAIEVARLVWVRKAIDESAISGARCMGIKAAACATADHVDPVATKAHIRKQAGSWGLSLASSMIELDEAAGCGEPTGGFSSVIISYQFNSVLTLLTGPRLSFEACFPNQD
- a CDS encoding biliverdin-producing heme oxygenase, which gives rise to MIADDGAVRAGRAFPTPLSGELRARTASLHDQAEVLLGLPDSIGGRGEYADWLGHFLAFYQPLERNLGAFDEWRVLAPFPPDSEHSRRLIRDLEALGFDSRAMARLPDAPCPTLKTFAQALGARYVLEGATLGGKVILRELQARMGPEIAGATAFFGGGEPAKSSTWRVFRLAVDRYGAQRTECREDVLAGAETTFRALLEWFEPFVTDKSPLRRKQPEHGKAGSTDASGPEGALK
- a CDS encoding EAL domain-containing protein, with protein sequence MIIAMPPGNPTNLDRCEREPIATPGAIQPHGALLTAVWDSGLIAHASANLDRILGASPASVLGQPIDRVIDGLNDLRQRGMLPGSQALPSTGHLRDPQGRPLQMHAFRSGRYLCVDIEVIQATAQRMQVGLAQTIIESFATAQTQTDLCALAVRGLKAVTGYHRIMAYRFGADGHGEVIAEACNPGMVPYLGLRYPASDIPQVARALYLRQRVGAIADSSYLPVPLLGHPDLDDGVPLDLTHSGLRSVSPVHLEYMRNMQTAASLTVGLADGGKLWGMLVCHHMTPRVPDPEQRSVAGMIGQVVSLMLGSLGETETALQKLGRQAILTALVEKLGAPGTLPEAFAGAQADLLGLVDAAGALVRLSGTTLRLGVLPPPCVVERVLPTPLPGPAADPLALDDLGLRHPDLAPSVADGAGVMVLPLASGGSDLIAWFRPEQRRTITWGGNPANHAKWDPDLGRMTPRASFAAWKETVSGRSNPWTMADLAQAQALRQAVATEMAQRDSAELAKLRHYDPLTGLANRSLLQERLTALLAESGAGAALLFLDLDRFKAVNDSMGHGVGDALLVEVAQRLSAAVRPDDLVARLGGDEFVVLCSGLDHGDVTRLGERLRHMIDQPFEIAGRWCHVSASIGVANTADLGNLDLVQAADIAMYAAKQVGGNRSQVFEPELHEVAARQVTFDRDLRDATGRDQFKLEYQPIFALAAKGKRLKGFEALLRWEHPQQGTLLPDQFIPMAEKLGHIHPIGDWVMATAVRQALALRTACPGLDLKIYVNVSPLQLAHPGFLSGLLDLLQSVPAFPPQALCIEVTESVVGDTNVGDILRQICAMGVRVAIDDFGTGFSSLSRIRCLPAHEVKLDRSFLNQLSMDDKSGKFLGILNALIHSADMSVVQEGIETEAQLDFVRAAGADLVQGYFLSLPLSIDEATQLARQHGQQSMAERKAAT
- a CDS encoding Crp/Fnr family transcriptional regulator; protein product: MPTCDNPLTRKLSAFVALSGEELEALARLRRYPRTFRARREMIHEGQKPHSAFILESGWACSFRVLPGGERQIIDFHVPGDILGLRSILFRTLDHSGEAVTRIKASEVLLSDILASFSQTPRLATAVLWAAAREEAILVEHLVNLGRRSADVRVAHFLLELGARLELVGIGDERGFDCPLTQYYLADALGLSPVHVNRTLRRLREMGLVTFQKSRVRFDNLVALQDFAGFSPDYLDHDRPLLQNAAPPGELAAEAALIAARGSGASRGGGFAEH
- a CDS encoding cold-shock protein, with protein sequence MAKGTVKWFNSTKGFGFIAPEGGKNDVFVHISALERSGIRELADGQAITFDIEAGRDGRESAVNLKLA
- a CDS encoding DUF302 domain-containing protein yields the protein MGYTINRLFAGASFEDTDARTRKALAANGFGILTEIDVKATMKAKLDVDMPSYRILGACNPRMAHQAIGIEPRVGAMLPCNVILREVDGGIEVSAIDPAASMQAIDNPDLQLVAA